The Syngnathus scovelli strain Florida chromosome 17, RoL_Ssco_1.2, whole genome shotgun sequence sequence CCTGGTCCTAGACGCTGACGCTTGACAATCCCATGATGGCCCGTGTTTCATTAGCCGGCCCTCACCAGAGCTGGGGAAAGCTTTTTAGACCGTTTTGTTTTGCTCTGAAGCAAATGGTTTGGTGAGAAAATACATTTTACCAAGATGATGCGACCACAGTTAGTCTTCTCACTTTTCCCTTTAAAGAAGTTTATTCATttacaaaaatacaaatcaaCCAAAACACAGCTTttatctaaaaaaatatatatgcagTTTTTCTTcaaagaatcttttttttttccccttaaggAAAAGTCATTTGAATTTCTTCAAAGTATTATGTGTGACTTTGAACTTAGTTGACTTGAACCTAATATGACAGACATAGCAACTCTAAATTGTGTTTACCTTGTTCCACATGATAAGTCCTGCTTTAAAACACATCCACGCTATTGTATGTCAAGCTGTGAGGAAGGAGCGGGTTTTTCTGTTAAGACTTTCATGAAGTGGTTTTCATGCGCTTGATGGAGCCAGCATGCGGTCAAAAGACacagtatgttttttgtttttttttaatgcagaagCAGTTTCACTTGCAGAGTGCAAATATTGGGGCGGTAACGGGAGCGCCGGCCGTTGTATCTCGTCCACTTGTCGGGATTAACACTTGTTCGCTCGCTGGGGGGCAAAAGTAAAATATCCCATGCAAATTTCAACCCCAGTTCCCCTCCTtcgctccacacacacacaaatatcccACCCCGGGTTCAATTACAAGTGCTGCAAGAGGCTTCCATGTGTTTGTGTGAACTATGTTAATGGCCATTTGGCTCAGCGGTGCACGCAAACAGCCATTGACCTCGTCAATCAACAGCCGCCGTAAAGTAGTTAAAAGCTTTGCAGGCTCTTTCATGCTCTTTGATAATTTGGTTGATTCTTCTGGATGTAGCCATACAGATAGGAAGTACAGTGTGtgctaaatgtttttttctagAAGTTGAGTttctttgtggaaaaaatttgATTGCTGTAAAGTTGCTTGTTTGAATGTATATCGTGTATATTTTGGGGATTTTCCCCTATTGACTTTTTTAACATACTCTTTTTGATTCACCAGGAAGCGCATCGAAACTTCGAGAACTCTTCATCATGCGTGTGTTCATCTATCGGAGAATCAGCATCATTTaataaaggggggaaaaagccaACGGGATCAACAAAAGGAGTTGTTCCAAAAAGCCAGACAGAAAGAGTCAAGAACAAGCCAGCGCTCAGACATGGCCAGCACCCAGACCAGCTTGAAGAGCTCCTTCAAAGGCCTGAGCACCTTCAAGGGCGGCATGAAGCGCCTGTACCGCGAGCGTCTGGAGGACGCGCCCATCAAGAAGCGAGTGATGGCCGAGATCAACCTGAAACGCCGCGGCTTAGAGTCCTTCCACAAGGCGGCCAAGGTGAAGCGGGAGCAGGTGGAGGAGGCGCACCACCCGCAGCTTCACCACCGCGACACGGACGCCGAGCTGCACGCGGCCGCCTCGGCCAAAGCGTTGGACCTGAGCCCGGGGCTCAAACACACACTGGCCCAGTTCACGCTGAGCAGCCAGAGCTCCCTCGGAGGGCCGGCCGCCTTCTCGGCGCGCAGCGGCTTGGAGCCTTCCCACGCCGGCATGCCCCCGCTGCCCTCCCCTCCCGTCTTGGGAGGCGGCCCCCTGCTGGTCCCCTGCGACAGCTCCACCGAGCTCACCCACTCGCCGCTGGAGGGCGAGTCCATCTCCTGCTTCGTGGTGGGCGGTGAGAAGCGGCTGTGCCTGCCGCAGGTGCTCAACTCGGTGCTGCGCGACTTCTCGCTGCAGCAGATCAACACGGTGTGCGACGAGCTCTACGTGTACTGCTCGCGCTGTGATGCCCAGCAGCTGCACATTCTCAAGGTGCTGGGCATCCTGCCCTTCAACGCGCCGTCATGCGGTCTCATCACGCTGACGGACGCGCAGCGGCTGTGCAACGCGCTGCTGCGCCCCGGCGCCGCGCTGCCCGCTGAGCTGGGCGCCAAGCTGTCGGGCCAGGGCCCACTCAAGGAAAGCGAGGCGGGCTTCCAGGTGGAGCATCAGTGCCTGGGCAAGTGCCAGGGCCTGTTCCTGCCGCAGTTCTACTCGCAGCCAGAGGCGCCCTGCGTCCAGTGCGTGGAGTGCCACCTGCTCTTCTCGCCGCAGAAGTTCGTCATGCACTCGCACAAATTGCCCGACAAGAGGACCTGCCACTGGGGGTTCGACTCTGCCAAGTGGCCCTGCTACCTGCAGCTGGCCAGGAAGTACCAAGGCTCGCCCGAGGAGGCCGAGCTCAAGCGGCTGCTGGACGAGGTCAAGGGCAAGTTCCACTACCAGCTCAAGAGGACGCTCGACAAGGTGAGTCTTCCGTCAAGTGTCACTCACCGCCATCGTGCACTGAAGCTGTGAAACTGGTAGTGTTTGACCGGACGCAGTAGTTGCGCTTCCTGGATGACGCGGAAGCTCATCAGCTAGACTGGACGacccaaaaaaaatgcagtttggAAGCTTTCAGGTGGACTAGACTACATCACGCCGCTGGTTGTGTTTGCGTTGGTGCGAGAGGTCTGGGCCGGGTGGCCTCATCAGACAGACGGCGTTAGGCCAGCTGATCACAGCTGAAGAGGAAGTGCATCATTTGTCTCCCCTCAGGTCACCTCGGGGTCATTGGGAATGTCAGTGAACAAAAGGCCAATAC is a genomic window containing:
- the skila gene encoding ski-like protein isoform X1 — protein: MKRIETSRTLHHACVHLSENQHHLIKGGKSQRDQQKELFQKARQKESRTSQRSDMASTQTSLKSSFKGLSTFKGGMKRLYRERLEDAPIKKRVMAEINLKRRGLESFHKAAKVKREQVEEAHHPQLHHRDTDAELHAAASAKALDLSPGLKHTLAQFTLSSQSSLGGPAAFSARSGLEPSHAGMPPLPSPPVLGGGPLLVPCDSSTELTHSPLEGESISCFVVGGEKRLCLPQVLNSVLRDFSLQQINTVCDELYVYCSRCDAQQLHILKVLGILPFNAPSCGLITLTDAQRLCNALLRPGAALPAELGAKLSGQGPLKESEAGFQVEHQCLGKCQGLFLPQFYSQPEAPCVQCVECHLLFSPQKFVMHSHKLPDKRTCHWGFDSAKWPCYLQLARKYQGSPEEAELKRLLDEVKGKFHYQLKRTLDKKADEDQENQARKSSADLCSPSGKLAEGEPTRKGKMSSTMVYNQLFPNIKEEPEHPTLVHPSYYLYTYDKMVAPNVSLRREAEMSPEILGALLKHHYGRGAPHHDEPPMDLHASPPLAEEAKSQHTAELECQTQAVSMETSSLSGKTSARTRSPPHAPPPLHLASPPPTTETADEIAGCAVNMTLGALEDDKDRIVVEIMQMYGRQQEKLNSTLHKQLQLEMELEALRGGEAARLRELSAEQRELRTELEAVHSEQARQLGQARQEQLELETRLEQLRQQACACEPAAQRQQEAHYAAQLSELRRRLERAEADRQELQEELRREREARENLERTIGQLKQQMAQSCAAVPAGASPSPPLTPSTGPPNAHSPASSSPSSASSFSEAPK